The Streptomyces sp. NBC_01363 region AGGAGCAGGACGTCCAGTCCGGCCTTGGCGAGGTAGTACGCGGTGGTGGAGCCGGCCGGGCCTGCCCCGACGACGATCACATCCGCGCTGTGCTCGGAGAGGGGCTGCTCGGTCACGGTCGGATCTCCCGAAGGCTCGAAATCGCGTGCCGCGCGGCACCTGTCCCGTGCAGTCTATGGGGGTTCGCTGATCAACTTTCCGAAGGGCTCCCAGATGTCGACCGTGCTTCCCGGCGCTCCCTCCGTACAGCTGCGCGTCCCCACCGACGAGGACGCGCTGTCCTGGCACCGTGCCTTCGACGATCCCGAGGTGATGGAGTTCTTCGGCGGTGCGTCGGAGGAGCTCTCGATGTACGAGGAGTGGACCGCCCGGCAACGCAGATTCGACGCCGAACTCGGCTACTGCCTGTGGACGGTGCTGGGCGAGGACGGCGAGGTGGCCGGCTTCACGGGCGCCCAGCCCTGGCCGCGGACCGAGTACGGGCCGGTGGGCGAGATCGAGATCGGCTGGCGGCTGTCCCGGCCGGCCTGGGGCCGGGGTTACGCCACCGCCGCCGCGCGCCTCACGCTGGAGCGGCTGCGCGCGGCCGGGGTGGAACGGGTGGTGGCGACGATCGACGCGGGGAACGAGCGGTCGATCGCCGTGGCCCGGCGGCTGGGGATGGAGCGGGCCGAGAGCTTCACGACGCCGCGGCCGGGCCAGGAGGTGGTCTGCTTCCGGATGACCCTGACGCCGTGAGCGCGGGCGTCAGCCGGTGTCGTCGAGGGACCGGGTGGACAGGGCCGCCCGGTCCGTCGGCGGAAGTCGCCGAACCGTTGCCTCAGGGGCGTACGCCCCGGTGCAGCGCCACCACACCGCCGGTGAGGTTGCGCCAGGCGACCTTCGACCAGCCGGCCCGCTGGAGCGCGGCCGCGAGTCCCGCCTGGTCGGGCCAGGCGCGGATGGATTCGGCGAGATAGACGTACGCGTCGGGGTTGGACGACACCGCGCGCGCGACCGGCGGCAGCGCCCGCATCAGGTACTCGGTGTAGACCGTGCGGAACGGCGCCCAGGTCGGCTGCGAGAACTCGCAGATCACCACCCGGCCGCCCGGCTTGGTCACCCGGTACAGCTCGCGCAGCGCCGAGTCCGTGTCCTGGACGTTGCGCAGCCCGAAGGAGATGGTCACCGCGTCGAAGGTCTCGTCGCGGAACGGCAGCCTGGTGGCGTCGCCCGCGGTGAAGGGCAGCCAGGAGTTGCGCTTCTTGCCCTCCTGGAGCATGCCTAGGGAGAAGTCGCACGGCACGACGTACGCGCCGGTCGCGGCGAACGGCAGCGAGGACGTCGCCGTGCCCGCGGCCAGGTCGAGGATCTTCTCCGCGGGCCGGGCGTGCACCGCCTTCGCGACCTCCTTGCGCCACAGCCGGGCCTGGCCGAGTGACAGCACGTCGTTGGTGAGGTCGTAGTTCGCCGCCACGTCGTCGAACATCGTGGCGACTTCGTGCGGCTGCTTGTCCAGGGAGGCTCGGGTCACCCGTCCATTCAAGCAGCCCGGTCCGCGGCACTCCGCGCCGGTCGCAAGTCGTTATCCGGGTGGACTGAACCAATCGCTTCCACCGACAGTCAGTACAGAGGGGGCACAAGAGCCGCCGGGATCCAGGGGGGGAGCCCAGATGTCCGCACGAGGCGCACGCCTCCGGCCGGGGCCGGAGGGCCGCCGCAGACGCCTGTTCGCCGCCGTCGTCGTCCCGGCGGCGCTGATCTGTGCCGTCGCCGCGCTGGGGCCCCGGTGGAGCACCGGCACCGAGGGCAAGGCGTCCACGCCGTCCGCGTCAGGGAGTTCGCCGGCCACCGGCACGTTCACCGTCGCCCGCGCGGGCGCCCCGGACCCCGGCAAGGGCAAGGGCAGGGCCAGGGCGTACCGCGTCGAGGTGGAGGACGGCTCGGGCGTCGATCCGGACCGGGCCGCCGCCGAGATCGCCCGGATCCTGGCCGCGCCACGGGGCTGGTCGCACCACGGCGAGCACACCTTCCGCCGGGTCTCCGAAGGACCGGCGGGACTCGTCATCCGTATCGCCACCCCCGCGACCACCGACGCCCTCTGCGGGAAGGGCGGCCTCGACACCCACGGCGAGGTCAACTGCCGGGTCGGCACCGACGTGATGGTCAACCTCAAGCGCTGGCAGCAGGGATCACCCGAATTCCACGGCCCGCTCGCCGAGTACCGGGCCCTGATCATCAACCACGAGGTCGGCCACTGGCTGGGCCACGGTCACGAGACCTGTCCGGGCAAGGGCCGCCCCGCGCCCGCGATGATGCAGCAGATCTACGGGCTGAAGGGGTGCGTCTCCAACGCCTGGCCGTACGACGCCGAGGGCCACTACCTGGGCGGCCCCGCGGTGCCATGAACCGGCCCCGCCGTGCGGACGCGTCAGCTGCGGCGGAAGACCAGCCGTCCGCCGAGCACCGTCGCCACGCAGCTCCCGGCGCCCTCGGTGCGCAGCGCCGCCGGGTCCGGTACGTCGAACACCGCCAGATCCGCGGGCCCGCCGACGGCCAGGGCGGTCGCGAACGCCTCGGGCGGCTCCGGTACGGACGCCAGCGGGTCGAGCGACACGTGTTCCGGCACCGGGCCGGGGGCGTGGACGCGCAGTCCCGAGCGGGCGACCGCGGTGCGCACGGCGGGGCGGGCGAAGGGGCCCCGGACGGCGGTCGTGCCGTGCCGCAGCATCCGTTGCAGGCCGCGCCGGGCACTCGCGCCCCAGCGGGCGTCGTCCATGGAGAGTGCGGTGAGCGCGTCGCCGGTCAGCGGGTCGGTGCCGAGCTCGTCGGCCTCGCGCGGGTCCGGGTGGTAGGCGGCCTCCAGCAGGGCGGGGGCCGCCGCGTTCAGCAGCCCCGGGGTGATCAGCCCGGACCAGCGCCGGGTCCGGGCCCCCGGACGGGCGGCGGTCAGTTCCCCGTACGCGCCGATGGCGACGACCACACCGCCGTCCACGGCCACGGCGTCCGCCCCCTCCGGGGCACCGTGCACCGCGTCGGCGGCATGAACGGTCAGCAAGGCTGCCTCAGTTGGCGTTGAGGAGCTTCAGCTCCGGGTGTGCCGTGCCGCCCTCGATCGCGGTGGACGAGATGTGCGAGACCACGCGCTCGTCGACCGGGTCGTTCGCCGGGTCGTCGTGCACGACGAGGTGCTCGTACGTGGTGGCGCGCTGGGCCGGCACCCGGTCCGCCTTGCGGATCAGGTCGATGATCTCCAGCCGGTTGGAGCGGTGCTTGGCACCGGCCGAGGAGACGACGTTCTCCTCCAGCATGATCGAGCCGAGGTCGTCGGCGCCGTAGTGCAGCGACAGCTGGCCGACCTCCTTGCCGGTGGTCAGCCAGGAGCCCTGGATGTGGGCGACGTTGTCGAGGAAGATCCGGGCGATGGCGATCATCCGCAGGTACTCGAAGAGCGTGGCCTGCGTCTGCCCCTTCAGCTTGTTGTTCTCGGGCTGGTACGTGTACGGGATGAACGCGCGGAAGCCACCCGTCCGGTCCTGCACGTCGCGGATCATCCGCAGGTGCTCGATGCGCTCGGCGTTGGTCTCGCCGGTGCCCATCAGCATGGTGGAGGTGGACTCGACACCGAGGCGGTGGGCGATCTCCATGATCTCCAGCCAGCGCTCGCCGGACTCCTTGAGCGGGGCGATCGCGGTACGCGGCCGGGCCGGCAGCAGCTCGGCGCCGGCTCCCGCGAAGGAGTCGAGGCCGGCGGCGTGGATGCGCTGGACGGCCTCCTCGACGGAGACCTTGGAGATCCGGGCCATGTGCTCGACCTCGGAGGCGCCCAGCGAGTGGATGACCAGCTGCGGGAACGCCTTCTTGATCGCGGAGAAGTGCTCCTCGTAGTACTCGACGCCGTAGTCCGGGTGGTGCCCGCCCTGGAACATGATCTGCGTACCGCCGAGTTCGACGGTCTCCGCGCAGCGGCGCAGGATGTCGTCGAGGTCGCGGGACCAGCCCTTGGCGGTGTCCTTCGGCGCGGCGTAGAAGGCGCAGAACTTGCAGGCCGTGACACACACGTTCGTGTAGTTGATGTTGCGCTCGATGATGTACGTCGCGATGTGCTCCGTACCGGCGTAACGGCGGCGGCGTACGGCGTCGGCGGCGGCACCCAGCGCGTGCAGCGGCGCCGAACGGTAGAGGTCGAGCGCCTCCTCCGGAGAGATCCGACCGCCCTCGGCGGCTCGGTCGAGGATGGGCTGGAGGTCGGCCTTCTCGGTCACCGGGCTGTCACCTTTCGGCGGTTTTTCAACGGATCTACGGACCGGTTCAGCGTACGCCAGCCCCTCTCGGGCTCAGCCGCCGGACCGGCTCAGCGTGCCGTACGGCAGCCCAGCGCCCCGCTCCTCGGACCGGAAACGCAGGGTGCCGTCGGCGGCCCGGGTGAAGTGGACGTCGGTGGTGGTGGAGGTGCACAGGGCCGGGGTGCTGGGCCGGTCCGGGTCGGTGCGTTCGTGGAGCGTCAGTTGCTCGGCGGTGCCGGAGGTGAGGCTGGCGACGCTGTTGCAGCTGACGGTGACTCCGAGGCTGGTGATCTCGGTGTTCATCCGGACCACGTCCGTGCCCGTCTTCCCCGTGGTGAAGACGGCGGTGAGCGTGCCGTGCGGCTGCCCGGTGGTCTTCTCGGTGACCGGGCCCTTCCAGGTGCCGATGAACTCCTTCGGCAGTTCGGTGATCTGCTCCGGGCTGCCGGTGCCCGAGTCCGCGGGCTGCGACGGCCGGCCGGTCGGGGTGGCGGCGGGCGGGGTGCTGCCGACGTTGCCGTGCTCGGCGTTGCTCCGGCCGCCGCCGCCCGGCATCAGGTCGAAGACGAACGCGCTGCCCACGGTCACGGCGGCGAGCGCGCCCGCCACCGCGAGGGCGACGGTGCAGCTCAGCCTCCGGCCCCGGTCCGCGTCCGGCCGGGCCGGGCCGGAGTCCGCGCTGACGGTGACGGAGAAATGGGGGTCGGTCGCGCGTTGTCCGGGCAGCCCGGACGCACCGGTCCGCGGCGACGGCCCGGACGCCCCCGATGTCCTGGCCGGCTCGGCCGCGCCCGCGGTCACGGGCCACGAGGGCAGTACGCCCGGATGGGACAGCCGGGTCGGGTCGTGCGTGGGGAAGGGCTCGGCCGGCGACCCGAACCCGCCGCCCACGACCCCGACCCCGGTCGCCCCATCGGCGCCGTCCAGGCCGTAGGCACCGCCGGCGCCGCCCGCATCCCAGGCCGCGCTGCTGAACGGCACCGGCCCCGACTGCACCGGCGCGTCCTGCGGCTCCAGGTCCAGCAGCGCGACCGCCGCCTGGCTGACCTCGCGCACCAGTGGTCCGGGCAGCCAGCCGGCCGCCACCAGCGCGGCGGCCCCGCCCGGCGCCAGCCGCCGGGCCAGTTCCATGGGTGTGGGCCGGTCCTCGGGCTCCTTCTCCAGGCACCCGGCGACGACCTCCCGCAGATCACCCTCCAACTCCCCCAGCTCCGGCTCCTCGTGCACCACCTTGTAGAGGAGTACGGCCGAGGAGTCGCCGAGAAAAGGAGCGGTACCGGTCGCCGCGTACGCGAGCACCGCGCCGAGCGAGAAGACATCGGCCGCGCCCGAGATGTCGGTGCCCCGGATCTGCTCCGGGGCCATGTAGCCGGGCGAGCCGACCGAGACCCCGGTGGAGGTGAGCGAGGCG contains the following coding sequences:
- a CDS encoding GNAT family N-acetyltransferase, yielding MSTVLPGAPSVQLRVPTDEDALSWHRAFDDPEVMEFFGGASEELSMYEEWTARQRRFDAELGYCLWTVLGEDGEVAGFTGAQPWPRTEYGPVGEIEIGWRLSRPAWGRGYATAAARLTLERLRAAGVERVVATIDAGNERSIAVARRLGMERAESFTTPRPGQEVVCFRMTLTP
- a CDS encoding demethylmenaquinone methyltransferase, whose translation is MTRASLDKQPHEVATMFDDVAANYDLTNDVLSLGQARLWRKEVAKAVHARPAEKILDLAAGTATSSLPFAATGAYVVPCDFSLGMLQEGKKRNSWLPFTAGDATRLPFRDETFDAVTISFGLRNVQDTDSALRELYRVTKPGGRVVICEFSQPTWAPFRTVYTEYLMRALPPVARAVSSNPDAYVYLAESIRAWPDQAGLAAALQRAGWSKVAWRNLTGGVVALHRGVRP
- a CDS encoding DUF3152 domain-containing protein yields the protein MSARGARLRPGPEGRRRRLFAAVVVPAALICAVAALGPRWSTGTEGKASTPSASGSSPATGTFTVARAGAPDPGKGKGRARAYRVEVEDGSGVDPDRAAAEIARILAAPRGWSHHGEHTFRRVSEGPAGLVIRIATPATTDALCGKGGLDTHGEVNCRVGTDVMVNLKRWQQGSPEFHGPLAEYRALIINHEVGHWLGHGHETCPGKGRPAPAMMQQIYGLKGCVSNAWPYDAEGHYLGGPAVP
- the mqnC gene encoding cyclic dehypoxanthinyl futalosine synthase, which encodes MTEKADLQPILDRAAEGGRISPEEALDLYRSAPLHALGAAADAVRRRRYAGTEHIATYIIERNINYTNVCVTACKFCAFYAAPKDTAKGWSRDLDDILRRCAETVELGGTQIMFQGGHHPDYGVEYYEEHFSAIKKAFPQLVIHSLGASEVEHMARISKVSVEEAVQRIHAAGLDSFAGAGAELLPARPRTAIAPLKESGERWLEIMEIAHRLGVESTSTMLMGTGETNAERIEHLRMIRDVQDRTGGFRAFIPYTYQPENNKLKGQTQATLFEYLRMIAIARIFLDNVAHIQGSWLTTGKEVGQLSLHYGADDLGSIMLEENVVSSAGAKHRSNRLEIIDLIRKADRVPAQRATTYEHLVVHDDPANDPVDERVVSHISSTAIEGGTAHPELKLLNAN
- a CDS encoding serine/threonine-protein kinase encodes the protein MQPLEAGEPLTIGAYRLLGRLGAGGMGRVYLGRSAGGRTVAVKVVHPHFALDEQFRARFRREVDAARRIGAQWTAPVLDADPDAPIPWVATGYVAGPPLSAAVAEHGPLPENAVRTLGAGLGEALAAVHEQGVIHRDVKPSNVLLALDGPRLIDFGIAHAIGATASLTSTGVSVGSPGYMAPEQIRGTDISGAADVFSLGAVLAYAATGTAPFLGDSSAVLLYKVVHEEPELGELEGDLREVVAGCLEKEPEDRPTPMELARRLAPGGAAALVAAGWLPGPLVREVSQAAVALLDLEPQDAPVQSGPVPFSSAAWDAGGAGGAYGLDGADGATGVGVVGGGFGSPAEPFPTHDPTRLSHPGVLPSWPVTAGAAEPARTSGASGPSPRTGASGLPGQRATDPHFSVTVSADSGPARPDADRGRRLSCTVALAVAGALAAVTVGSAFVFDLMPGGGGRSNAEHGNVGSTPPAATPTGRPSQPADSGTGSPEQITELPKEFIGTWKGPVTEKTTGQPHGTLTAVFTTGKTGTDVVRMNTEITSLGVTVSCNSVASLTSGTAEQLTLHERTDPDRPSTPALCTSTTTDVHFTRAADGTLRFRSEERGAGLPYGTLSRSGG